A single Corynebacterium resistens DSM 45100 DNA region contains:
- a CDS encoding FtsX-like permease family protein — MLTVSKLLWRGHRSSVSSLVVILVALVACISGIVSVAINSSEKAGRLKTQGAITTEVVKRVNTLDGISVFTTLVASIAIVVALLMLSAITQFTIASSAPTMRSLRTYGVSRFQARSSYLVIISLASLFALVVGVLLSPLAASGQKFILARTGLNVDDVSTGASFSTICYVSAFIWVFVSVVALLSSNQVCSLEPPSANKKRTPAFVRRLARCVLFVAFSVALAAILRVDVNMENINQVTFGALFTSLIALWLAFPWILKGFARILKRAGDVGLALGGLIFRNANRVSAIALISALLLGLGGTSAILTLASSTAGKFLAMNSISADAVSDKEVKSSSADIHLSPLDFDGGWIYKDQDAKQAPVLLFDPSVIAGMLASDTIVDGDLQRVGRDDVVADAKRYKIGDKIEIANDAGASRELRVVALANSNSLLGGSFGADASSFVPSSDSQVSHRTYATASGGYDRVSRALPDGEWQTIPEYVEGDLRSVQESQRASVFAMIGGVAVVAFCGMMYSVVGFSVDLRPVSGSLRRVGMGTRARYLLFVLIGLIIAGGSAVMAGAGLVAALSQVADVFGSLGITYPLDIPWGLLSGIWLVSGVLTLIGMIAGQKKYA; from the coding sequence ATGCTAACGGTATCAAAGCTATTATGGCGCGGGCATCGTTCGTCCGTATCATCCCTGGTTGTTATTCTAGTTGCGTTGGTTGCTTGTATTAGTGGAATAGTAAGTGTTGCCATAAATTCCTCTGAGAAGGCCGGCAGGCTAAAGACCCAAGGCGCTATAACGACCGAGGTGGTGAAGCGCGTAAACACTCTTGACGGGATCTCCGTTTTTACAACACTTGTTGCCTCAATCGCGATAGTTGTAGCTTTACTTATGCTTTCGGCGATAACTCAGTTTACTATAGCCTCGTCTGCGCCTACCATGCGCTCTTTAAGGACTTATGGGGTTTCGCGTTTTCAGGCTCGGAGTAGTTATTTAGTTATTATCAGTTTGGCATCATTGTTCGCTTTAGTGGTTGGAGTATTGCTCAGCCCGCTTGCGGCCTCCGGTCAAAAGTTTATTCTTGCGCGGACAGGTTTAAATGTTGATGACGTAAGCACTGGTGCGTCATTTTCTACCATTTGTTACGTTTCCGCTTTTATTTGGGTGTTTGTTTCTGTCGTTGCCTTATTGAGTTCAAACCAGGTTTGTTCTCTTGAGCCCCCCTCTGCAAACAAAAAACGAACTCCGGCCTTCGTTCGTCGTTTAGCTAGGTGTGTTCTTTTTGTCGCTTTCTCCGTCGCCTTGGCAGCGATCCTTCGAGTTGATGTTAATATGGAAAATATCAACCAGGTCACCTTCGGCGCATTGTTCACCTCCCTTATCGCCCTATGGCTCGCGTTCCCCTGGATCCTCAAGGGCTTTGCAAGGATATTGAAACGGGCTGGCGATGTGGGTTTAGCCTTGGGGGGCTTGATTTTCCGGAATGCAAATCGTGTTAGTGCTATCGCCTTAATTTCCGCGCTGTTGCTAGGTTTAGGGGGAACCAGTGCTATTTTAACTCTCGCTTCGTCAACCGCCGGAAAGTTTTTAGCAATGAATTCTATTTCCGCTGACGCGGTGAGTGATAAAGAAGTAAAAAGCTCTTCCGCCGATATTCATTTGTCACCTCTGGACTTCGATGGTGGCTGGATTTATAAAGATCAGGATGCGAAACAGGCTCCGGTGTTGTTATTCGATCCTTCTGTGATTGCTGGGATGCTCGCGTCCGACACCATAGTTGATGGGGATTTGCAGAGGGTTGGGCGAGACGACGTCGTCGCTGATGCGAAACGTTATAAAATCGGTGATAAAATTGAAATCGCCAATGATGCTGGTGCCTCTCGTGAACTACGTGTTGTGGCCTTAGCTAATTCTAACTCTTTGTTGGGTGGTTCTTTTGGCGCAGATGCTAGTTCTTTTGTCCCCAGTAGTGATTCTCAGGTTAGTCACCGTACCTACGCGACAGCATCGGGTGGCTACGATCGCGTCTCCCGTGCCTTACCGGATGGCGAATGGCAAACAATTCCGGAATATGTAGAGGGAGATTTACGGTCTGTCCAAGAGTCACAAAGGGCTTCTGTCTTCGCGATGATTGGCGGTGTTGCAGTGGTCGCCTTTTGTGGGATGATGTATAGCGTTGTTGGATTTTCAGTTGATCTAAGGCCCGTTTCGGGTTCCCTAAGACGAGTCGGAATGGGCACTCGAGCTCGGTATCTTCTATTCGTATTGATCGGGCTTATAATCGCTGGCGGGTCGGCCGTAATGGCTGGTGCTGGGTTGGTAGCCGCTCTATCCCAGGTTGCAGACGTGTTTGGATCCTTAGGTATTACTTATCCTTTAGATATTCCCTGGGGATTACTCTCCGGTATCTGGTTGGTATCTGGTGTTTTGACGTTGATTGGAATGATTGCTGGGCAGAAGAAGTACGCATAA